In the genome of Caenorhabditis elegans chromosome IV, the window ATTCTTTCCAGGGAGAAATCGCCGCTGCCGCATGGGAAAAGGAATTCCAAGACTTTGGCTGGAAGTCTAACGCAATGGATACCACCCTATTCAACAGTGGAATAGGACACGCTACTCAAATGGCTTGGGCAAACACCAGCTCCATCGGGTGTGGAGTCAAGAATTGTGGACGAGACGCATCGATGAGAAATATGAACAAAATAGCTGTAGTCTGCCAGTATAGTCCACCGTAAGCActgaagtttttgattttttttaactcaaaattgttcaaaaatattcagagGAAACACTATGGGACGGCCGATTTATAAGGAAGGAACTACGTGTTCCAGCTGTTCCGGATCTACTAAATGTGACACTGCTTCTGGGCTTTGCGGATAATGAGAGATTTCACTTTTTGtgtctgtaattttttaatttatttgttttgttttaatctGGGAATTAATTTACTAATGAagcatttgttttttcttggtgattatataaaaaaaataaagcgaaaactttaaattacaccaaacttttttaaaatttacgaaaatgcACACAACATCAAGTGCAGGCAAAAGTAAAACATTCTACTTGCCTATGTGCCAACAACAAAATTAGGAAGAAAATTCACTTCTTCCTAATCAGAATACTTGTTGACTTGACTCAAATGTTCATAATTACTGATAAAAGTCAATTCTTTGGTCTTGTGCTGCCCACTTCCGATCATACGTAGCTTACGATTTCTCAATTATCATACAATTTTACAGGTTTTCGCGTGATAAGACTCCTATAAAATGAACCGCAGTGATAAACATATTCGTGTTGACttgcacttttttctccaattaTGAATTACTTGTTGCTGGTTGTGGCGCTTGCTGTTGGCTGCTCCGCTGATTTCGGCTCTTCCGGACAAAACGGAATTATCAATGCACATAACACTCTGCGgtctaaaattgcaaaaggTACCTACGTGGCAAAAGGAACTCAGAAATCGCCGGGAACAAATCTGTTGAAAATGGTATGTACATAACTAAGGTTCtcagatttatttttgatttcaacttttcagaaatgggATTCCGCAGTCGCCGCATCCGCCCAAAACTACGCAAACGGGTGTCCGACGGGACACTCTGGAGATGCAGGCCTTGGGGAGAATTTGTATTGGTATTGGACAAGTGGATCTCTGGGAGACCTCAATCAATATGTCAGTCATTTAGTCTACCttgtgcctgcctgcctagaCCTACTGcctattttgttcaaattttgccTAAATACAACATGCGAATATTGGCAGTAGGCAGGAGGCAGGCGCTTGATACcttctttattttaaaagtttctgaaatttctataaTCAATCTTTTCATTCAGGGATCTGCTGCGTCGGCATCATGGGAAAAAGAATTCCAAGATTACGGATGGAAGTCTAACCTTATGACTATCGATCTCTTCAACACAGGAATCGGACACGCGACTCAAATGGCGTGGGCGAAATCCAACCTGATCGGATGTGGAGTCAAGGATTGTGGAAGAGACTCAAACGGCCTGAACAAAGTAACCGTCGTGTGCCAGTACAAGCCGCAGTAAGTGAGATTTGTTGACTAGTCTATGTTGACTGTGTCTGCGAATGTTGTGTTTTGTGTTGTTCTCTAGGATAGGTTtgcaaaaaagataaatttttggTCACGTTCCCTGaaacaaaatccaaaaaattaggcaattttcaacaaattttgatcattttgagGAGatcattaaaaacaaaaaacccaataaaaattatacaaaaatacgaaaaatattGTTGTTGGCGAAAAGTGAACTGTGCTTCGACAACTGGTAAAGTAGTCTTGAACACTTTGTGAGTTAGGATTTTTCTGAAGAGTAAAAAGTAGTTttaggaaaattaatttcaaccgagacaaaatttttaacataaaaaaaaattgaaaagtgtatGTGCGAGAGAGCCCTGTTGAATACAAGCTACTGTTTGCTAAtacatcaattttcagaggaaaCTTCATTAATCAATACATCTACGTATCGGGAGCAACCTGTTCCGGCTGTCCATCAGGAACGTCATGTGAGACTTCCACAGGGCTCTGCGTCTAAACTTTAATAATGCAATgtgttttcaaactttctgtagataataaataaaattgtgtGCTAGTTGAAAACCAGAACACAAACAACCTTTGATCAAAATGCCTATGTAACAAATGCGACGATTACGTGTTCGAAATCCTATTGGCAGATTTGGAGTATAATGAGCAGTTAGAACTTTATTGGGAGGTCAAAGACTACTTGTGTCTAGAGATGTATCTaagttatgaaaaaagttcaagctATAGGTTTTTTGACTACGATATCTTGTATGTATTTTCAAAGATGTTGGTGATTTAGTTGAAAGTTAACAGcttgaaaacgtttttatttttccgtttCTGACTTccatgaatttcaaaaaattaccgtaTGTCTGTATTGTTACTATCTACtgtgtgaaatttcaaaaaatgaaatccaaCTTCAGCCTCCCTTTTGTATATAAAACAAACAATGTCAACATAAAACTCTTACCAATTTAGTCTATTTCTATTAAAGCACACGTTCTTTAGTTTTTTCCCTCTTCCCATGACTTTTAGTTTCCCTCACGGCGACGACGACATCCAGTTGTTCATACAAACTAAAATCTCCTATAAATATCCAACCTACTAGTTGTATTTTCAACAGACAACATGCACACCTTTACTCTTCTCGTTTTGGTTACCCTTCAgattggtaagttttttttttggaaatttttgaaactaattttcttcaatttttcaggagcTTATGCTCAATTCAGAGAAAGCACTCAACAATTCATTGTGGACCTTCATAATAAGCTTCGTACTTCAATTGCCAAGGGAACATATGTGGCTAAAGGGACAACAAAAGCAGCTGGTAgtaatcttttgaaaatggtAGGTTTTCGGCAGTTAGTTACTTTGTGATTTTCCAATGAATGGAACCTTCAGTTGAAGGTCTTTGCTAGGTTCAAGTGCTCTTCAGAGCATTTTCTAAAGTTTCAGTCGGCTTCTCTACAGATCTGGGAGCACTTGATCTGGAGTTAATTAAAGGGTCTGATGTAGAGCTGGCGTAGACTTCTTAGACCTCGCCTACTATCGCCTACTACTCACTCCTTATACCTCCAATACCATTTCAGAAGTGGGACACCACATTGGCCACCGCTGCTCAAACTTTTGCTAACACTTGCCCGAGAGGTCACTCCAATGCAGCTGGAGTTGGAGAGAACTTGTACTGGAGATGGTCCAGCCTCCCATTCTCCGGAATGGATATCTATGGAGGAGCTGCATCTGTTGCCTGGGAACAAGAATTCCAGCAGTACGGATGGACAACCAACACTTTCACTCAAGCCCTTGCTAACACTGGAATTGGACATGCTACCCAAATGGCTTGGGCTAATACTGGTCTGATTGGATGTGGAGTGAAGAACTGCGGACCTGATCCAGAACTAAATAACTATAACAGAGCTGTTGTGGTTTGCCAATACAAGGCTCAGTAAGCATTTGAAGCAAACATGCACATAAAAACGatgaattttcagaggaaaCTATTTGGGTCAAGACATCTACAAGTCAGGAACCACTTGCTCAGCGTGCCCAACTGGAACCACTTGTGAAGCTGCCACTGGACTTTGTGTATAAACTTGTGGAAAATGATTGAAACGTAGATAATATTTCAACACTGCCCATTGCATTCCAATATTCTTTCCATTGTGTAAtaaattttcttatatttttttgatggactggataataagaaaaaagcGGCCTAATGTGTACATGAGTCAGAGATCTATtgtattcattaaaaaatcttccaaacCAAAACATTATGCATAAACTACCTAATTAGTTTCTTATTTGTTCCTAATTTGGATCGAGCTTTTCATATAGGCACTAAAATCCCTTGCCTACCTGCCTTCAAGACGACCTACGCCTGGCTTATGCCTACATGGTGTAAACTCTGAACATCAGAGTTCCCAGCACCAGGCAGAGAAAAAGACACTGACGCCTGCCTACCTCCTATGAAATCCCTAATTTGAAGTTTAACCTTGCTCAAACGGGGCTCACTAAATACACAATGTGTCAAAAAATTGGCGAGACAAGTTTTGTACACCTGCTCGTTACCGCATGATCAACGATCTGTACCACGCATTTTCTCGAATGGAGCCTAGTTTACAAGCATCTGATTACACAAAATGGCTCATTGGATTATTGACTTAGAATAGGGGAAAATCGATCACGAACTGGAAATAAGAAGTTTACTCGAAAAAAGGTCTaacaatttaatatttctgGTTACTTggcaattttagaaaatattttacagtAACAACTTTTCTTGGactttcaaagaaaaagtGCCCTAACCgttttttaagaattaaaaaaaattttaagaagctTCCAGGATGTTAGCCTACTCccgaaaatctttaaaattttgcttttgGGGTAGGCTCACGAGAAATTCGTTCTAAGTATGTAGAtaactataatttttcttccGGGAATCAAAAATCATTGATCTTTGTATTTTCTTTGCGTACGTGTGTCTTTGTGTACGATTATCAtagtttaagtttttttcttctttttctgaaatataacaATAAACTACACGAGAACATCTAGAcgtatgttttgaaaatgtaaatttgaggttttctgaaaatataaaactctTGATCTCGAACTATTCGTGCATCAAACTAAGCCAGTTTTCTTCGTGATCTTCTGGATACTACATAAACTATATAAATATACAAAAACTATATTAAAACCTACGAAGTTTGATTTCGATATCGAAACAATGAGAACAACATTTCTCATAATTCTACTTAGTATACTGGCAATAGGTAAGGATAATATTTAACTCAAACGAACTAAATATATTTATGTTACAGGTAGCTCTGCTCAATTTGTGGCAAATACCCAACAATTTATAGTGGATATTCACAACACGTTTCGTTCAAAGCTTGCACTGGGAACTTATGTATCGAAGGGTGTGACGAAGCCAGCAGCAAGTAACATGTTGAAAATggtaagttatttttgaagttgtgTTAGAGCACCATTTTATTGGCTTATATCTGCTCGAAACTTtgcaattggaaaaaaaaattaaaggtaGGGgcttaaattattaaaaacctCCAATAGTGTTGACCAAAATCGCAGTAAATAttcttataaaaatgttttagttacagtcaaaaagcgttgaaaactcagttttcttcaaaaagatatcgaccaaaaaatattttctacgAGGGCTACTTGTTTactgattaaaaaattgtagaagtTTGAGCCAgcagcaatttttcaaatttagttttttagtaattcaaaaagtccacatttttaacaaaaaattaacatttttctgagactgaattttgaaaaatctgaaattttggagtgttttgtTCCAGATCTGTCATGTTGGACTATTGTAAGTATAGTTAAACTAAATCCCCCATTGGCGATATTCCACCTTCAATCAAGTCTTCACAAATGAACACCTAATCCTccaattttatagaaattgaACATCACACTGACTGTCTCAGCTCAAGCCTACGCAAACACATGCCCAAAAAATCACTCGAATCTCGAGTTGGGGAAAATATCTACTATAGATACACCACTGCGCCATTTTCCGGTATGAATGTTTATGGCGGAGCTGCGTCAGTCGCATGGGAGCAAGAAGTTCAGAGAAATGAATGGCCATCGAATATAATCTCAATCGATGTTTTGCTCGTGACCGATGAACTCAGAATCATTTTGCACGCAACACAAATGGCATGGGCAACATCTGGACAGATTGGATGTGGAgttaaaaattgtggaaagGATATGCCAGATAGACCAACTTTTAATCGAGGAGTCGTTGTGTGTCACTATAGCTCTTTTTAaggaaaatagcaaaaaacattagaaaaagaCTACGCAAAAATTACAGCAAAATGTCTAGGAGCCAAGATTTAGCGGAGCGTATTTTGGCTTAAcgcaaaaattttctttgcatttttgcatctttttaggttttttttgtactttggtctaaaattattcttaaaaaattctttcCACGACACATACTACCTTTCTATCACAAAACTAAACATTTACAGAGGTAACATAATCAACCAGCAAGTGTATCAAACCGGGCCAACCTGCTCTGCTTGCCCAACCGGGACCACTTGTGAAACTGCAACCGGGCTATGTGGCTAATGCAACGAATTCagaattctttattttttacaagttaCTGCCAAATTAACCCAATATGCTTTCTGTGATAACCTGAAATAAAGCGtctaactttttgaatttgaacattgaaatattgaaaacttatCCGTCATAGCGAACCTTCTACGTAAAAACTAAACAACTGTTTTTgtaaatcataatttttcaaattgaggaTGACAATACAACACAGCTAAAAATATACATGAATCATTTAAATAGTGATAAATACTTTGATAttttcccaaagtttcaaCGGATAGAAAAAATCGACATGCGACCGattaattttgcatttcaAAAGATCAACAGAAAATCATTTTCGCATCGTATCGGAAATAGAATATTCATAGATAAATAGGCCTAGACAAATaaacaatcatttttcaattttggaggAAGAAATAAGCCTTGTTTTTCAAGACTGTGTAATATTTCCCGGCGTAGAAGTTTCAGTCTCACACAgtatttcgaacattttcaggaTCCAGTCTTATgcaactttaaatttttcagaccaaGCCAATAAAAGCTTCACATCACATGAAAGCCTAACGAGAAGTGTTCAAAAGTTTGTTATTCCCAGACTatttggtttgttttttttccattttccatagCTTTGCAGTTATACACACATACATACTTGTTAGTTATCACATGACCACCAACTGCAGAGAAGAAAATACCACGCTTTTTCCCAGTGGTGCATAGTTCACGGACAGTTGTTCATACAAACCGGTTTACCGTATAAAACTCATTCGACCCttcactttttcagaattccatTGCGCTATGCATACTTCTATTCTTCTCTTGACAGCTTTGTGCGCTGGTAtgttttcaatacatttttgacTTTAATTGTGATGCAccctaaaatatattttttgattgttttcatTATCTTAAAGACTAGAGAGGTACTAGGCCCCTATAAGCCTAGCTACCTGCATATGCTGCCTTCATGCCTAGTCCAGCCTAAATCCTGTCACCTTGCCTATTCccttttgttttttcctcTTGCTCATTTAGTCGCAGAGTGTAGATTACACAGTTTAGGTTAGGTCACTTCTCTTAGTCATCTTAGTTTTCACTAAATAGACCGTAGGCATGCTTGTAGGCGCAAGGCATACATGGGCTACCTTGTAGGCTGAAATTATTTACATTAATATTATCAATGAAA includes:
- the scl-2 gene encoding SCP domain-containing protein (Partially confirmed by transcript evidence) → MTIDLFNTGIGHATQMAWAKSNLIGCGVKDCGRDSNGLNKVTVVCQYKPQGNFINQYIYVSGATCSGCPSGTSCETSTGLCV
- the scl-2 gene encoding SCP domain-containing protein (Partially confirmed by transcript evidence), which translates into the protein MNYLLLVVALAVGCSADFGSSGQNGIINAHNTLRSKIAKGTYVAKGTQKSPGTNLLKMKWDSAVAASAQNYANGCPTGHSGDAGLGENLYWYWTSGSLGDLNQYGSAASASWEKEFQDYGWKSNLMTIDLFNTGIGHATQMAWAKSNLIGCGVKDCGRDSNGLNKVTVVCQYKPQGNFINQYIYVSGATCSGCPSGTSCETSTGLCV
- the scl-1 gene encoding SCP domain-containing protein (Confirmed by transcript evidence), producing MYFILCLLAIGVNAQFTSTGQSSIVDAHNKLRSAIAKSTYVAKGTKKEPATDMRKMVVDSTVAASAQNYANTCPTGHSKGTGYGENLYWSWTSADVGSLDSYGEIAAAAWEKEFQDFGWKSNAMDTTLFNSGIGHATQMAWANTSSIGCGVKNCGRDASMRNMNKIAVVCQYSPPGNTMGRPIYKEGTTCSSCSGSTKCDTASGLCG
- the scl-3 gene encoding SCP domain-containing protein (Confirmed by transcript evidence), with protein sequence MHTFTLLVLVTLQIGAYAQFRESTQQFIVDLHNKLRTSIAKGTYVAKGTTKAAGSNLLKMKWDTTLATAAQTFANTCPRGHSNAAGVGENLYWRWSSLPFSGMDIYGGAASVAWEQEFQQYGWTTNTFTQALANTGIGHATQMAWANTGLIGCGVKNCGPDPELNNYNRAVVVCQYKAQGNYLGQDIYKSGTTCSACPTGTTCEAATGLCV